Proteins from a genomic interval of Equus quagga isolate Etosha38 chromosome 11, UCLA_HA_Equagga_1.0, whole genome shotgun sequence:
- the DHX8 gene encoding ATP-dependent RNA helicase DHX8 isoform X2 — MRPPAKPSTSKDPIVKPKTEKEKLKELFPVLCQPDNPSVRTMLDEDDVKVAVDVLKELEALMPSAAAQEKQRDVEHRDKTKKKKRSRSRERDRDRDRDRDRERDRDRDRDRDHKRRHRSRSRSHSRTRERNKGKSRYRSRSRSQSPPKDRKDRDKYGERNLDRWRDKHVDRPPPEEPAIGDIYNGKVTSIMQFGCFVQLEGLRKRWEGLVHISELRREGRVANVADVVSKGQRVKVKVLSFTGTKTSLSMKDVDQETGEDLNPNRRRNLVGETNEETSMRNPDRPTHLSLVSAPEVEDDSLERKRLTRISDPEKWEIKQMIAANVLSKEEFPDFDEETGILPKVDDEEDEDLEIELVEEEPPFLRGHTKQSMDMSPIKIVKNPDGSLSQAAMMQSALAKERRELKQAQREAEMDSIPMGLNKHWVDPLPDAEGRQIAANMRGIGMMPNDIPEWKKHAFGGNKASYGKKTQMSIIEQRESLPIYKLKEQLVQAVHDNQILIVIGETGSGKTTQITQYLAEAGYTSRGKIGCTQPRRVAAMSVAKRVSEEFGCCLGQEVGYTIRFEDCTSPETVIKYMTDGMLLRECLIDPDLTQYAIIMLDEAHERTIHTDVLFGLLKKTVQKRQDMKLIVTSATLDAVKFSQYFYEAPIFTIPGRTYPVEILYTKEPETDYLDASLITVMQIHLTEPPGDILVFLTGQEEIDTACEILYERMKSLGPDVPELIILPVYSALPSEMQTRIFDPAPPGSRKVVIATNIAETSLTIDGIYYVVDPGFVKQKVYNSKTGIDQLVVTPISQAQAKQRAGRAGRTGPGKCYRLYTERAYRDEMLTTNVPEIQRTNLASTVLSLKAMGINDLLSFDFMDAPPMETLITAMEQLYTLGALDDEGLLTRLGRRMAEFPLEPMLCKMLIMSVHLGCSEEMLTIVSMLSVQNVFYRPKDKQALADQKKAKFHQTEGDHLTLLAVYNSWKNNKFSNPWCYENFIQARSLRRAQDIRKQMLGIMDRHKLDVVSCGKSTVRVQKAICSGFFRNAAKKDPQEGYRTLIDQQVVYIHPSSALFNRQPEWVVYHELVLTTKEYMREVTTIDPRWLVEFAPAFFKVSDPTKLSKQKKQQRLEPLYNRYEEPNAWRISRAFRRR; from the exons ACCATGCTGGACGAGGATGATGTGAAAGTCGCTGTGGATGTCCTGAAGGAACTGGAGGCCTTAATGCCCAGCGCGGCAGCCCAGGAGAAGCAAAGAGACGTTGAGCACCG ggacaagacaaagaaaaagaagcgGAGCCGGAGCCGAGAGCGAGACCGCGACCGCGATCGAGATCGAGACAGAGAGCGAGATCGAGACCGAGACCGCGATAGGGACCACAAGCGGAGACACCGGTCCCGCTCTCGGTCACATTCCAGGACCCGGGAGAGGAATAAAGGGAAGTCTAGATATCGGTCCAGGAGCAGAAGTCAGAGTCCCCCCAAAGACCGGAAGGACCGAGACAAGTATGGGGAGAGGAATCTGGACAGATGGCGGGATAAGCATGTGGACCGCCCTCCCCCGGAAGAGCCTGCCATCGGGGACATTTACAATGGCAAAGTTACCAGCATCATGCAGTTTGGATGCTTTGTGCAGCTGGAGGGACTAAG GAAGCGGTGGGAAGGCCTGGTGCACATCTCTGAGCTCCGGCGGGAAGGCCGTGTGGCCAATGTGGCTGATGTGGTGAGCAAAGGCCAGAGGGTCAAGGTCAAAGTGCTGTCCTTCACTGGGACCAAGACCAGCCTGAGCATGAAG GATGTAGATCAAGAGACTGGAGAAGATCTAAACCCAAATCGGCGACGAAATCTTGTCGGGGAGACCAATGAGGAGACGTCAATGAGGAATCCGGACAGACCCACTCACCTCTCCCTCGTCAGCGCCCCTGAAGTAGAGGATGACTCGCTGGAGCGCAAGCGCCTCACCCGCATCTCTGACCCAGAGAAGTGGGAGATCAAACAG ATGATCGCTGCCAATGTCCTTTCCAAAGAGGAGTTTCCAGACTTTGACGAGGAGACCGGCATTCTCCCTAAGGTGGATGATGAAGAAG ATGAGGACCTTGAGATCGAACTGGTTGAAGAAGAGCCTCCATTCCTGAGAGGACACACCAAGCAAAGCATGGACATGAGCCCTATTAAGATCGTTAAG AACCCTGATGGCTCCCTCTCCCAAGCAGCGATGATGCAGAGCGCTTTGGCCAAAGAAAGGCGGGAACTCAAGCAGGCCCAGCGGGAAGCCGAGATGGATTCTATTCCCATGGGACTCAACAAACACTGGGTTGATCCTCTGCCTGATG CGGAAGGCAGGCAGATTGCTGCCAACATGAGGGGTATTGGGATGATGCCCAATGACATTCCCGAGTGGAAGAAACATGCATTTGGGGGCAATAAAGCTTCTTATGGAAAAAAGACACAGATGTCAATCATTGAGCAGAGAGAGAGCCTGCCCATCTACAAACTGAAGGAGCAGCTGGTCCAG GCTGTCCATGACAATCAAATCCTGATTGTTATCGGAGAGACAGGATCTGGGAAGACAACGCAGATCACTCAGTACCTGGCGGAGGCGGGCTACACTTCCAGGGGCAAGATCGGATGTACCCAGCCGAGAAGAGTGGCAGCCATGTCAGTGGCCAAGAGAGTGTCAGAGGAATTTGGTTGTTGCTTAGGCCAGGAG GTGGGCTACACCATTCGATTTGAGGACTGCACCAGCCCGGAAACAGTCATCAAGTACATGACAGATGGGATGTTGCTCCGAGAGTGCCTGATTGACCCCGATCTCACTCAGTACGCGATCATCATGTTGGATGAGGCGCATGAGAGAACAATTCACACTGACGTGCTCTTTGGGTTGTTGAAAAAG ACCGTTCAGAAACGGCAGGACATGAAGCTGATTGTCACCTCAGCCACCTTGGATGCAGTGAAGTTTTCTCAGTACTTCTACGAGGCTCCCATCTTCACCATCCCAGGTCGAACATATCCGGTGGAAATCTTGTACACAAAGGAGCCTGAGACAGACTATCTGGACGCCAGCTTGATCACGGTCATGCAGATCCATTTAACAGAACCGCCAG gtGATATCCTGGTCTTCCTGACTGGGCAGGAAGAGATCGATACTGCTTGTGAGATCTTGTATGAAAGAATGAAATCCCTGGGACCTGATGTTCCTGAGCTGATTATCCTCCCAGTGTACTCTGCTCTTCCCAGTGAGATGCAGACCCGAATCTTTGACCCAGCCCCACCTGGCAGCAGAAAG GTCGTGATTGCCACCAACATTGCTGAGACATCGCTGACTATTGACGGCATTTACTATGTGGTGGACCCTGGATTCGTGAAGCAGAAAGTGTATAATTCCAAGACAGGGATTGACCAGCTCGTGGTGACCCCTATTTCTCAG GCTCAGGCAAAGCAAcgagctggcagagctgggagaacAGGCCCGGGGAAGTGTTACCGGCTGTACACAGAACGTGCCTACCGAGATGAAATGCTGACCACCAATGTGCCGGAAATCCAGAGAACCAACTTAGCCAGCACTGTGCTCTCGCTCAAG GCCATGGGCATCAATGACCTGCTGTCCTTTGACTTCATGGATGCCCCACCAATGGAAACCTTGATCACAGCCATGGAGCAGCTGTACACGCTGGGGGCCCTGGACGACGAGGGCCTGCTTACTCGCCTGGGCCGCAGG aTGGCAGAATTCCCCCTGGAGCCAATGCTGTGCAAGATGCTGATCATGTCTGTGCATCTGGGCTGCAGTGAGGAAATGCTGACCATCGTGTCCATGCTGTCTGTGCAGAATGTCTTCTACAGGCCCAAG GATAAACAAGCCCTTGCAGATCAGAAGAAGGCCAAATTCCACCAGACCGAAGGGGACCACCTCACCCTGCTGGCCGTGTACAATTCCTGGAAGAACAACAAGTTCTCCAACCCATGGTGCTATGAGAACTTTATCCAGGCTCGTTCCCTGCGCCGGGCCCAGGACATTCGCAAGCAGATGTTAGGCATAATGGACAG ACACAAGCTGGATGTGGTCTCCTGTGGAAAGTCCACAGTCCGAGTGCAGAAGGCCATCTGCAGTGGATTCTTCCGAAATGCTGCCAAGAAAGACCCGCAGGAGGGCTACCGGACACTGATAGACCAGCAGGTGGTCTACATCCATCCTTCCAGCGCGCTCTTCAACAGGCAGCCGGAATG GGTGGTGTACCACGAGCTGGTGCTGACCACGAAGGAGTACATGCGCGAGGTCACCACCATCGACCCCCGCTGGCTCGTGGAGTTTGCTCCCGCCTTTTTCAAGGTCTCCGACCCGACCAAGCTAAGCAAGCAGAAAAAGCAGCAGCGCCTTGAACCCTTGTACAACCGTTATGAGGAGCCCAACGCCTGGAGAATATCCCGGGCCTTCCGGCGGCGCTGA